The following DNA comes from Capsicum annuum cultivar UCD-10X-F1 chromosome 7, UCD10Xv1.1, whole genome shotgun sequence.
AAGCGGcagtgttttatttttaatagaaGTCCGCTAGACAATCTGTCTACTCGAATAATGCAATGTTTTAAAGTTTACGCATAAGCAGAGGAGCACCATACTGTGGATGAATAGCAATTATTGCAAATGGAGCATGCGTATAAGATGGAGAGAGTTCGAAGGAGAACTTTTGTAGTATCATTGCTATTGCCATTTTTGCTTCCATCATCGCAAAGTTCTGTCCAATGCAAACACGGGGTCCCCAGCTAAATGGGATAAATGAAACTTGTCCGTTTGTTGCCTTGGACACTCCTTCACTGAATCTTTCTGGTTTGAATTCCTTCGCGTCTTCACCCCAAACTTCCTTATCGTAATGTACTAAGATTGAGGGAATAACGAGTAGCACTTCAGCTGGTAGACTCAGCTCCCCTAATTTGACTTCTTCTTTGTTCGTTCTACCATATGTTGGTACCGAGGGGAATAGCCTTAAAGTCTCGTACAAGATCATAGTCACCTGTGAAAAAAGATCTTATTGCATGAGTTGGCAGTAGAATTAGTCAGTATTCTGAGAGAACTTGTGAAAAGTACTTACAATTTTGAGGCGACTGAGTCCTTCAAAATCTGGTTTATCATTTCCAAAGACCTGCAAAACCTCCTCTCTGGCACGTACTTGCCACTTGGGATGCAGGCTTAGCAATATGGCTGTCCATACGAGCAACACTGAAGTGGTATCTTTTCCAGCAAAATAGAATAACTTGCACTCTTCAATTATTTCTGTTGTTGTCATTCCAAAACCTTTGCATCCATGCTGTTCAATTTCGTTCATATTGGATTCGAGTAATATGCCTAATAAGTCTTCACTATTCGTACTAGTTTCCCCTGCTTTCATCGCCATCAATCTTTTGTCAATGACACGCCTAATTGTCTTTTGGATTTCCTTTTCGATTTCCAGCATTCTTTTGTTCCTTTTACTAGGCaagaacctaaaaataaaatttaagtaaattttCTATGCTATTAAAATAGAAACTTGATAAAATAGATTAATATTGTACCTCGACCCTGGTATATAAATCGAAAAAACTTCTTCCATTACATACTCAGCTTGTTCTTTCTGAAGTTCAAATACTATTCTTCCTTCTTCATAACTACTCCCAAATGCAGTTCGAGAAATGACTTCGCCCGCCATTAGTTGAAAGTGTGGCCATACATCGAGCTCGGCTGATGTTTCATTTGGAACAATCTCCTCCCATTTGCGTAGCATTTCACTACAACTCAAATAAAATGCTGGCAGCATATGCTGTTTTAACACAGACGGATTAATTTCACTCGAGGTCAATAAATTTTATATACTAGCTATATGCAAGAAGAAAAAAGTAGTATGTATAACCTTTAGTTTCTCAAAATGGAAAGCAGGTTTGATGATTTTTCTGTGTTTGGCCCATTTGTCTTCCTCAAGACTTACAAGGCTTTGAACCAATAACTTCGCGAATGGATTGGAATGTTTATGCTTGTGATACAtataattcttttcaaaaatctccTTTATGTGTGCAGGTTCTGTGATGAATACTATTGGCTTGGGGCCTAGCCAGGCAAAAGAAGTTTTACCTGCAGAATATTTATCAGTTTTTTAGGTTAgtatttaggaaattcacttgatacgtataaataatttatcaagaaACCTCATTTTCTAAATCCAGAATACATGAACTGAAAATCTTAGCTCCGCCAGACACCCGGCAAACAACCTTCTCCAAGAAGAATTATACTTTGGCCTGATACGTCAACTAGAGGAAAGACCAGTTGGTTCACCAAACTCCAACCCGAGCGTCATGAATTCTCCAGATCGAGTGCCAAACTACCGACCCCTCTTGAAATTACATTGTTGGAGCCGAACCAGGAATGGCAGTAAGTGGACCACCACCACTTTTCACCGGTTAGAGCTAAGTCGAGCTTGTTTTTCTTACTATTGCATGAAGTGGAAGACATAATTATAAAAGCGTGTTTTCTTAAATAGTTTAGGCATTTAGATAAGATAACAACACATTTAAACATGATACCATATCAGACAAAATATAAGTCGGGTTCAAGTCTTACAATCTCACGTGATTTGTCCGTGAAAAAGAATTAAGCATCCATGTGAGGAGACATGTCGATCGAACACTTGTGAATATAATGGAcgaaaaaggagaaaaacaacaaACTAAGCTAGAGTCTTATTCTTACCATTTTTGTTGACAGAGTCACAGAAAAAAGGAATGATCCTTTGGGCAATATCATCAGAGAAATTGATGGGCTTACACTTTGCTTCATTATTTCTAATACTAGGCTCCTTTAGATCTCCATAGAGTAACTTGTATGGGTTTCCCTTAAGACCATTCTCTCTTAAGTATTTCTCCAATTTCTTTGGCCTAAACCATGCCCAATTCAACAATCTCCATGTATGAAATACTACTAACAAAATTGCAACACACACTGCTACTGCAATCATATCTACTCCCACAAGTGACATAAAATTATTAGGCTTAACTTAAGTACATTTTTCTCTTATAAATATGAAAGTTAACCAAAGAGTACCTTCTTTTTCTATTACTACACATGCATCCACGACAAAATGAGGCAGTTGATGAATTTTCGTCAACTAATAAAGATGCTTTTCTTTGTCCCAATTGGTCAAATTTGTGGACTTTTCAGTGTGATGAATAGACAAAATATGGACTAGAGTGTATGCATGAGGGGAAAGACTGTTCCATGATTTTTCACTGGTATCACTAGTGTA
Coding sequences within:
- the LOC107878448 gene encoding cytochrome P450 CYP72A219 isoform X1, which codes for MSLVGVDMIAVAVCVAILLVVFHTWRLLNWAWFRPKKLEKYLRENGLKGNPYKLLYGDLKEPSIRNNEAKCKPINFSDDIAQRIIPFFCDSVNKNGKTSFAWLGPKPIVFITEPAHIKEIFEKNYMYHKHKHSNPFAKLLVQSLVSLEEDKWAKHRKIIKPAFHFEKLKHMLPAFYLSCSEMLRKWEEIVPNETSAELDVWPHFQLMAGEVISRTAFGSSYEEGRIVFELQKEQAEYVMEEVFSIYIPGSRFLPSKRNKRMLEIEKEIQKTIRRVIDKRLMAMKAGETSTNSEDLLGILLESNMNEIEQHGCKGFGMTTTEIIEECKLFYFAGKDTTSVLLVWTAILLSLHPKWQVRAREEVLQVFGNDKPDFEGLSRLKIVTMILYETLRLFPSVPTYGRTNKEEVKLGELSLPAEVLLVIPSILVHYDKEVWGEDAKEFKPERFSEGVSKATNGQVSFIPFSWGPRVCIGQNFAMMEAKMAIAMILQKFSFELSPSYTHAPFAIIAIHPQYGAPLLMRKL
- the LOC107878448 gene encoding cytochrome P450 CYP72A219 isoform X2, producing MYHKHKHSNPFAKLLVQSLVSLEEDKWAKHRKIIKPAFHFEKLKHMLPAFYLSCSEMLRKWEEIVPNETSAELDVWPHFQLMAGEVISRTAFGSSYEEGRIVFELQKEQAEYVMEEVFSIYIPGSRFLPSKRNKRMLEIEKEIQKTIRRVIDKRLMAMKAGETSTNSEDLLGILLESNMNEIEQHGCKGFGMTTTEIIEECKLFYFAGKDTTSVLLVWTAILLSLHPKWQVRAREEVLQVFGNDKPDFEGLSRLKIVTMILYETLRLFPSVPTYGRTNKEEVKLGELSLPAEVLLVIPSILVHYDKEVWGEDAKEFKPERFSEGVSKATNGQVSFIPFSWGPRVCIGQNFAMMEAKMAIAMILQKFSFELSPSYTHAPFAIIAIHPQYGAPLLMRKL